A DNA window from Pungitius pungitius chromosome 1, fPunPun2.1, whole genome shotgun sequence contains the following coding sequences:
- the homezb gene encoding homeobox and leucine zipper encoding b, translated as MSQKADGGLLQLGQDTHNSPGKTSSEVNATARPFTVNQSSVVCLPLVSDSQRIIWVSSDQINLQLDGADKLSEAFDHFPYLTRERAAALAQHCSLHPDQVKVWFMAQRLRYGISWDPEDIPAVRKKLASGPGGVMGENGGLDKEMQPEQPKKKKKKLKRMTVPDEMGKKRVKHGGDGVGGRAEGEETRSEGANVETTHLGKKRKAKSGQRLAPVQPWPPRRSLEAPNDLLDASCQTRASPAPPVPCVHRGPLKTEAQTDLDLDGEGVALPGRVRLRARSQAQLEMMQAAFAQCQYPNVEDYNRLSEAIEVPRYALVQWFGDMRYYVKKFHPRWLSGEQYARALATIRDQQHLRSLEKVQPRGSCGEEQSRPVSPKEKTAQQPAGLMPL; from the coding sequence ATGAGTCAAAAAGCGGATGGAGGACTCCTCCAGCTCGGACAGGACACGCACAACTCTCCTGGAAAGACCTCGTCAGAAGTGAACGCCACCGCAAGGCCCTTCACTGTGAACCAGAGCAGCGTGGTGTGTCTCCCCCTGGTCTCTGACAGCCAGAGGATCATATGGGTGTCCTCGGACCAGATAAACCTGCAGCTGGACGGTGCGGACAAGCTGAGCGAGGCCTTCGACCACTTTCCCTACCTGACACGGGAACGGGCCGCCGCACTGGCGCAGCACTGCTCTCTGCACCCGGACCAGGTGAAGGTGTGGTTCATGGCACAGAGGCTCCGCTACGGCATCAGCTGGGACCCTGAAGACATCCCCGCTGTGCGGAAGAAGTTGGCGTCGGGTCCGGGTGGAGTGATGGGAGAAAACGGGGGATTAGATAAGGAAATGCAGCCGGAGcaaccgaagaagaagaagaagaagctcaaaAGAATGACTGTACCCGACGAAATGGGAAAGAAGAGAGTGAAGCACGGGGGAGACGGTGTTGGGGGGAGAGCGGAGGGGGAAGAAACAAGAAGTGAAGGAGCTAATGTGGAGACGACACATTTGGGCAAAAAGAGGAAGGCCAAATCAGGCCAAAGACTAGCGCCCGTCCAGCCGTGGCCTCCCCGCCGCAGCCTGGAGGCGCCCAACGACCTGCTGGATGCCAGCTGTCAAACCCGGGCCTCCCCTGCGCCCCCCGTCCCCTGCGTCCACCGAGGGCCGCTGAAAACGGAGGCGCAGACCGACCTCGACCTCGACGGGGAGGGAGTCGCGCTCCCCGGCCGCGTCCGCTTAAGGGCCAGGTCGCAGGCCCAGTTGGAGATGATGCAGGCGGCGTTCGCGCAGTGCCAGTATCCCAACGTGGAGGACTACAACCGCCTGTCGGAGGCCATCGAGGTGCCGCGCTACGCGCTGGTCCAGTGGTTCGGCGACATGCGCTACTACGTCAAGAAATTCCACCCGCGCTGGCTGAGCGGCGAGCAGTACGCCCGGGCGCTGGCCACCATCAGGGACCAGCAGCACCTGAGGTCGCTGGAGAAGGTTCAGCCCCGAGGGAGCTGCGGCGAGGAGCAGAGCAGGCCGGTGTCTCCGAAGGAGAAAACGGCGCAGCAGCCCGCGGGCCTAATGCCCCTCTGA
- the cideb gene encoding cell death activator CIDE-B, producing MDTTSSFIKSVTKRVWSPPQRPFRVCRHDRETRKGITAGTLEELKERVCQALLLSLSAASLSLACEEDGTEVDSDEFLMTLPDNTTLMALEPGQTWRPQPGAVVSKSHELSKPRTGRDIARVTFDLYRMSPKDVFGSLNVKATFQGLYSVSANFECLGPKKILREALRVTSALLHAAGHLLLTSASMIRRIIEGAELWQPQRTEYTASWN from the exons ATGGACACGACGTCTTCATTTATCAA ATCCGTCACCAAGCGAGTGTGGTCTCCACCGCAGCGTCCCTTCAGAGTCTGTCGTCATGACAGGGAGACCAGGAAGGGCATCACAGCCGGGAccctggaggagctgaaagagagg GTGTGCCAGGCTCTGCTGCTGTCCCTGTCTGCGGCGTCTCTGTCCCTGGCCTGCGAGGAGGACGGCACGGAGGTGGACTCCGACGAGTTCCTCATGACCCTGCCCGACAACACCACGCTCATGGCCCTGGAGCCTGGACAGACGTGGAGACCACAGCCG GGTGCGGTCGTGTCCAAATCTCATGAGCTCAGCAAGCCTCGCACCGGGAGAGACATCGCTCGcgtcacctttgacctttacaGGATGAGCCCGAAGGATGTTTTCGGCTCCCTGAACGTGAAGGCCACCTTCCAAGGCCTCTACTCTGTGAGCGCCAACTTTGAATGTCTGGGGCCCAAGAAAATCCTCAG agaagcCCTGCGCGTGACCTCCGCCCTCCTGCACGCCGCCGGCCACCTGCTTCTCACTTCGGCCTCCATGATCCGCCGCATCATTGAAGGCGCTGAGCTTTGGCAGCCGCAGAGGACCGAGTACACAGCCAGCTGGAACTAA
- the tinf2 gene encoding TERF1-interacting nuclear factor 2 isoform X3 — translation MADRKPEENDGSLPFAALTLLAPPVRLVSAALWKVMKKRDVMQYGVVEEVVTSACETVPGLLTLRHQAKLALGLRGRLILELCSSRPEEKAIGPHLKRMRAPAAMSTSSASAMKRNMKIPKTVESFLSLVDVLLNDPTERQRFFKEDFPLDYGQRFDQELEKLLWEFLIRLDQLLPVPSLAQTVSWLSEAPPVLEECARAATQPQLLRVLLQHQTCLGHLEAAASLPPNMGDSILASLSLPPSGRIPSNPSTGAKRSRADPSDGAQRGDKTPFITPVIGLMSNEDVPVMMRKTAATNEHLNPNKNLKYTGVKERRVEGGEQHLKTAPKRSSGAKRKQPDEGESQSEEEEEEEEEEEELCIESVSTGLRNAADRGESERRHLEGCMRRLGVRTLHLPDDPTLCSVFVSCLTSQPSVKVDKMTRANAAAAATAGCASKRPAPTRRRRQSPVKGAAQSDSGPPELDDKENLPVSPSMSSAPSPRRRHTVTSGLLVGSDDYVADSEDEATKNFKVRLFTKRYHKTRHGTYVPTLREFWKPGMTRRDLRSDGGKSR, via the exons ATGGCTGATAGAAAGCCCGAAGAAAACG ACGGGAGCCTTCCCTTCGCCGCACTCACGCTCCTGGCCCCGCCCGTGCGCCTGGTGTCGGCGGCCCTCTGGaaagtgatgaagaagagggacgtGATGCAGTACGGGGTGGTGGAGGAAGTCGTGACCTCGGCCTGCGAGACCGTCCCGGGTCTGCTCACCCTGAGACACCAGGCCAAACTGGCGCTGGGGCTGAGGGGACGG CTGATCTTGGAGCTGTGCAGTAGTCGGCCGGAGGAGAAGGCCATCGGGCCACACCTGAAGAGGATGCGCGCTCCTGCTGCCATGTCAACCTCCTCTGCTTCTGCAATG AAGAGGAACATGAAGATCCCAAAAACAGTGGAAAGTTTTCTCTCACTCGTTGACGTTCTGCTCAACGACCCGACGGAGAGACAGCGCTTCTTCAAG GAGGACTTCCCTCTGGATTACGGTCAAAGGTTTgaccaggagctggagaagctcCTGTGGGAGTTTTTGATTCGACTCGATCAGTTACTTCCGGTTCCCAGCCTCGCTCAG ACGGTGTCGTGGCTCAGTGAAGCCCCCCCTGTCCTGGAGGAGTGTGCGCGGGCGGCCACCCAACCGCAGCTCCTGAGGGTCCTGCTTCAGCATCAAACCTGTCTGGGCCACCTGGAGGCTGCAG catcgCTCCCTCCAAACATGGGAGACTCCATCCTAGCTtcgctttctctccccccctctggaAGAATACCTTCAAATCCATCAACGGGAGCCAAAAGGTCTCGAGCGGACCCGTCCGATGGCGCACAGAGAGGAGACAAGACGCCGTTCATCACACCCGTCATCGGACTCATGTCCAACGAAGACGTGCCAGTTATGATGAGGAAAACGGCTGCGACAAACGAGCACCTGAACCCCAATAAGAACTTGAAATACACCGGGGTCAAAGAGAGacgagtggaggggggggagcaacaCCTCAAAACGGCCCCAAAAAGAAGCAGTGGAGCGAAGCGCAAGCAGCCTGACGAAGGAGAAAGTCaatctgaggaggaggaggaggaggaggaggaagaagaagagttaTGCATAGAGAGTGTAAGCACGGGTTTGAGAAACGCAGCGGATCGGGGCGAGAGCGAGCGGCGGCACCTGGAGGGCTGCATGAGACGTCTGGGCGTCCGGACGCTGCACCTCCCCGACGACCCGACCCTCTGCTCCGTCTTTGTCTCCTGCCTGACGAGCCAACCCAGCGTCAAGGTCGATAAAATGACCCGCGCCaacgccgctgccgccgccacGGCGGGATGCGCCTCGAAAAGGCCCGCTCCGacgaggcggcggcggcagtCGCCGGTCAAAGGCGCGGCGCAGAGCGACAGCGGGCCGCCGGAGCTGGACGATAAAGA AAACCTCCCTGTGTCGCCAAGCATGAGCAGCGCTCCCTCTCCGCGGCGGCGTCACACAG TGACGTCGGGCCTCCTGGTCGGCTCCGACGACTACGTAGCCGACTCCGAGGACGAGGCGACTAAGAACTTCAAAGTCCGG CTGTTCACGAAGCGCTACCACAAGACCAGACACGGCACGTACGTTCCCACTCTGAGGGAGTTCTGGAAGCCCGGCATGACGCGGCGGGACCTGAGGTCGGACGGAGGCAAAAGCCGATGA
- the tinf2 gene encoding TERF1-interacting nuclear factor 2 isoform X1: MCCVFVCFFAPCFVSCTDGSLPFAALTLLAPPVRLVSAALWKVMKKRDVMQYGVVEEVVTSACETVPGLLTLRHQAKLALGLRGRLILELCSSRPEEKAIGPHLKRMRAPAAMSTSSASAMKRNMKIPKTVESFLSLVDVLLNDPTERQRFFKEDFPLDYGQRFDQELEKLLWEFLIRLDQLLPVPSLAQTVSWLSEAPPVLEECARAATQPQLLRVLLQHQTCLGHLEAAASLPPNMGDSILASLSLPPSGRIPSNPSTGAKRSRADPSDGAQRGDKTPFITPVIGLMSNEDVPVMMRKTAATNEHLNPNKNLKYTGVKERRVEGGEQHLKTAPKRSSGAKRKQPDEGESQSEEEEEEEEEEEELCIESVSTGLRNAADRGESERRHLEGCMRRLGVRTLHLPDDPTLCSVFVSCLTSQPSVKVDKMTRANAAAAATAGCASKRPAPTRRRRQSPVKGAAQSDSGPPELDDKENLPVSPSMSSAPSPRRRHTVTSGLLVGSDDYVADSEDEATKNFKVRLFTKRYHKTRHGTYVPTLREFWKPGMTRRDLRSDGGKSR, from the exons atgtgttgtgtttttgtttgtttttttgcaccaTGCTTCGTCTCGTGCACAGACGGGAGCCTTCCCTTCGCCGCACTCACGCTCCTGGCCCCGCCCGTGCGCCTGGTGTCGGCGGCCCTCTGGaaagtgatgaagaagagggacgtGATGCAGTACGGGGTGGTGGAGGAAGTCGTGACCTCGGCCTGCGAGACCGTCCCGGGTCTGCTCACCCTGAGACACCAGGCCAAACTGGCGCTGGGGCTGAGGGGACGG CTGATCTTGGAGCTGTGCAGTAGTCGGCCGGAGGAGAAGGCCATCGGGCCACACCTGAAGAGGATGCGCGCTCCTGCTGCCATGTCAACCTCCTCTGCTTCTGCAATG AAGAGGAACATGAAGATCCCAAAAACAGTGGAAAGTTTTCTCTCACTCGTTGACGTTCTGCTCAACGACCCGACGGAGAGACAGCGCTTCTTCAAG GAGGACTTCCCTCTGGATTACGGTCAAAGGTTTgaccaggagctggagaagctcCTGTGGGAGTTTTTGATTCGACTCGATCAGTTACTTCCGGTTCCCAGCCTCGCTCAG ACGGTGTCGTGGCTCAGTGAAGCCCCCCCTGTCCTGGAGGAGTGTGCGCGGGCGGCCACCCAACCGCAGCTCCTGAGGGTCCTGCTTCAGCATCAAACCTGTCTGGGCCACCTGGAGGCTGCAG catcgCTCCCTCCAAACATGGGAGACTCCATCCTAGCTtcgctttctctccccccctctggaAGAATACCTTCAAATCCATCAACGGGAGCCAAAAGGTCTCGAGCGGACCCGTCCGATGGCGCACAGAGAGGAGACAAGACGCCGTTCATCACACCCGTCATCGGACTCATGTCCAACGAAGACGTGCCAGTTATGATGAGGAAAACGGCTGCGACAAACGAGCACCTGAACCCCAATAAGAACTTGAAATACACCGGGGTCAAAGAGAGacgagtggaggggggggagcaacaCCTCAAAACGGCCCCAAAAAGAAGCAGTGGAGCGAAGCGCAAGCAGCCTGACGAAGGAGAAAGTCaatctgaggaggaggaggaggaggaggaggaagaagaagagttaTGCATAGAGAGTGTAAGCACGGGTTTGAGAAACGCAGCGGATCGGGGCGAGAGCGAGCGGCGGCACCTGGAGGGCTGCATGAGACGTCTGGGCGTCCGGACGCTGCACCTCCCCGACGACCCGACCCTCTGCTCCGTCTTTGTCTCCTGCCTGACGAGCCAACCCAGCGTCAAGGTCGATAAAATGACCCGCGCCaacgccgctgccgccgccacGGCGGGATGCGCCTCGAAAAGGCCCGCTCCGacgaggcggcggcggcagtCGCCGGTCAAAGGCGCGGCGCAGAGCGACAGCGGGCCGCCGGAGCTGGACGATAAAGA AAACCTCCCTGTGTCGCCAAGCATGAGCAGCGCTCCCTCTCCGCGGCGGCGTCACACAG TGACGTCGGGCCTCCTGGTCGGCTCCGACGACTACGTAGCCGACTCCGAGGACGAGGCGACTAAGAACTTCAAAGTCCGG CTGTTCACGAAGCGCTACCACAAGACCAGACACGGCACGTACGTTCCCACTCTGAGGGAGTTCTGGAAGCCCGGCATGACGCGGCGGGACCTGAGGTCGGACGGAGGCAAAAGCCGATGA
- the tinf2 gene encoding TERF1-interacting nuclear factor 2 isoform X2, whose amino-acid sequence MCCVFVCFFAPCFVSCTDGSLPFAALTLLAPPVRLVSAALWKVMKKRDVMQYGVVEEVVTSACETVPGLLTLRHQAKLALGLRGRLILELCSSRPEEKAIGPHLKRMRAPAAMSTSSASAMRNMKIPKTVESFLSLVDVLLNDPTERQRFFKEDFPLDYGQRFDQELEKLLWEFLIRLDQLLPVPSLAQTVSWLSEAPPVLEECARAATQPQLLRVLLQHQTCLGHLEAAASLPPNMGDSILASLSLPPSGRIPSNPSTGAKRSRADPSDGAQRGDKTPFITPVIGLMSNEDVPVMMRKTAATNEHLNPNKNLKYTGVKERRVEGGEQHLKTAPKRSSGAKRKQPDEGESQSEEEEEEEEEEEELCIESVSTGLRNAADRGESERRHLEGCMRRLGVRTLHLPDDPTLCSVFVSCLTSQPSVKVDKMTRANAAAAATAGCASKRPAPTRRRRQSPVKGAAQSDSGPPELDDKENLPVSPSMSSAPSPRRRHTVTSGLLVGSDDYVADSEDEATKNFKVRLFTKRYHKTRHGTYVPTLREFWKPGMTRRDLRSDGGKSR is encoded by the exons atgtgttgtgtttttgtttgtttttttgcaccaTGCTTCGTCTCGTGCACAGACGGGAGCCTTCCCTTCGCCGCACTCACGCTCCTGGCCCCGCCCGTGCGCCTGGTGTCGGCGGCCCTCTGGaaagtgatgaagaagagggacgtGATGCAGTACGGGGTGGTGGAGGAAGTCGTGACCTCGGCCTGCGAGACCGTCCCGGGTCTGCTCACCCTGAGACACCAGGCCAAACTGGCGCTGGGGCTGAGGGGACGG CTGATCTTGGAGCTGTGCAGTAGTCGGCCGGAGGAGAAGGCCATCGGGCCACACCTGAAGAGGATGCGCGCTCCTGCTGCCATGTCAACCTCCTCTGCTTCTGCAATG AGGAACATGAAGATCCCAAAAACAGTGGAAAGTTTTCTCTCACTCGTTGACGTTCTGCTCAACGACCCGACGGAGAGACAGCGCTTCTTCAAG GAGGACTTCCCTCTGGATTACGGTCAAAGGTTTgaccaggagctggagaagctcCTGTGGGAGTTTTTGATTCGACTCGATCAGTTACTTCCGGTTCCCAGCCTCGCTCAG ACGGTGTCGTGGCTCAGTGAAGCCCCCCCTGTCCTGGAGGAGTGTGCGCGGGCGGCCACCCAACCGCAGCTCCTGAGGGTCCTGCTTCAGCATCAAACCTGTCTGGGCCACCTGGAGGCTGCAG catcgCTCCCTCCAAACATGGGAGACTCCATCCTAGCTtcgctttctctccccccctctggaAGAATACCTTCAAATCCATCAACGGGAGCCAAAAGGTCTCGAGCGGACCCGTCCGATGGCGCACAGAGAGGAGACAAGACGCCGTTCATCACACCCGTCATCGGACTCATGTCCAACGAAGACGTGCCAGTTATGATGAGGAAAACGGCTGCGACAAACGAGCACCTGAACCCCAATAAGAACTTGAAATACACCGGGGTCAAAGAGAGacgagtggaggggggggagcaacaCCTCAAAACGGCCCCAAAAAGAAGCAGTGGAGCGAAGCGCAAGCAGCCTGACGAAGGAGAAAGTCaatctgaggaggaggaggaggaggaggaggaagaagaagagttaTGCATAGAGAGTGTAAGCACGGGTTTGAGAAACGCAGCGGATCGGGGCGAGAGCGAGCGGCGGCACCTGGAGGGCTGCATGAGACGTCTGGGCGTCCGGACGCTGCACCTCCCCGACGACCCGACCCTCTGCTCCGTCTTTGTCTCCTGCCTGACGAGCCAACCCAGCGTCAAGGTCGATAAAATGACCCGCGCCaacgccgctgccgccgccacGGCGGGATGCGCCTCGAAAAGGCCCGCTCCGacgaggcggcggcggcagtCGCCGGTCAAAGGCGCGGCGCAGAGCGACAGCGGGCCGCCGGAGCTGGACGATAAAGA AAACCTCCCTGTGTCGCCAAGCATGAGCAGCGCTCCCTCTCCGCGGCGGCGTCACACAG TGACGTCGGGCCTCCTGGTCGGCTCCGACGACTACGTAGCCGACTCCGAGGACGAGGCGACTAAGAACTTCAAAGTCCGG CTGTTCACGAAGCGCTACCACAAGACCAGACACGGCACGTACGTTCCCACTCTGAGGGAGTTCTGGAAGCCCGGCATGACGCGGCGGGACCTGAGGTCGGACGGAGGCAAAAGCCGATGA
- the dhrs4 gene encoding dehydrogenase/reductase SDR family member 4 yields the protein MLSSVFRCLGTNPVVGRRSMSQSSLAGKVAIITASTDGIGLAAAQALGKRGAHVVVSSRRQANVDKAVALLQSRSIQVTGTTCNVGKAEDREKLLQTTLDRCGGVDILVSNAAVNPFFGNIMDSTQDVWDKILSVNVTSAFLMTKLVVPHMAKRGGGNVVFVSSVAGYQPMQALGPYSVSKTALLGLTRALAPELARENIRVNCVAPGVIKTRFSSALWGNEDVVEEFKKQLSIKRIGEPEEVGGVIAFLCSEEASYITGETVTVTGGIGCRL from the exons ATGTTGAGCAGTGTTTTCAGGTGCCTTGGAACCAATCCTGTTGTTGGCCGAAGAAGTATGTCTCAAAGTAGCCTGGCAGGAAAGGTGGCCATAATCACCGCCTCCACAGATGG GATCGGTCTGGCTGCGGCCCAGGCTCTGGGGAAGCGAGGAGCCCACGTGGTGGTGAGCAGCCGGCGGCAGGCCAACGTGGACAAGGCCGTGGCGCTGCTGCAGAGCCGCAGCATCCAAGTGACGGGCACCACCTGCAACGTCGGCAAGGCGGAGGACCGAGAGAAACTGCTCCAAACG ACCCTGGATCGGTGCGGCGGCGTTGACATCCTGGTATCCAACGCAGCGGTCAACCCTTTCTTCGGAAACATCATGGACTCCACACAGGACGTCTGGGACAAG ATCCTGTCTGTAAATGTGACCTCAGCCTTCCTCATGACTAAGCTGGTGGTGCCTCACATGGCGAAGAGGGG AGGCGGGAATGTGGTGTTTGTGTCGTCTGTGGCCGGATACCAACCCATGCAG GCTTTAGGTCCCTACAGCGTGAGCAAGACCGCTCTGCTGGGGCTGACCCGCGCTCTGGCCCCCGAGCTGGCCCGGGAGAACATCCGAGTGAACTGCGTGGCGCCGGGGGTCATCAAGACCCGCTTCAGCTCCGCG TTATGGGGAAATGAAGACGTCGTGGAGGAGTTTAAAAAGCAGCTCAGCATCAAAAG AATCGGAGAgccagaggaggtggggggcgtCATCGCCTTCCTGTGCTCCGAGGAGGCTTCCTACATCACCGGAGAGACCGTCACCGTGACCGGAGGGATCGGCTGCCGACTCTGA